DNA from Halorarum salinum:
CGATCGGAACGTCGAGGCGGCGGCCCGTCCGCCTCGCGACCCGCTCGTGTCGCTCCGTGACCGGCCGCCCGCCGTACCGCACTTCCCGGAACGCCTCGGTGAGCGCGTCCACCGCGTCGGGGTCGAACCCGGCCCGGACGGCCGCGGCCGCACACTCGCCGGGGGTCATCGCGGCGGGGCGATCGGGGTCGAGCGTGCGGACCATCCCGACCCAGGCCCGGTCGACGGCGTTCGACGGCGGCCCGTCGAGCCAGTCGTCGGTCGCGGAGCCGTCCTCGACCGCCGGATCGGGGTCGGCGAGGAGGGCCCGCAGTCGATCCCGGTATCGGTGGACGAGCCAACCCGCCGCGAGCAACGCGGCGAGGAGCAGGAGGTACGGGAGGAGCGCGAGGAGGCGCCCGAGGAGGGAGAGGTCGCCCGGCGTCTCCCCCGGGAGGCCGCTCGCGCCGCTGCTCCCGTCGGAACCGCCGCTGCTCGACTCCGAGGCCGCGCTGCTTCCGGCCGGCCGGGATCGGTCGTCCGCGGAGTCCCTCGGGCGATCGGCGGCGACCTCCTCGTCCGCGTCGGAGCGCCCCGGGTCGGCCGCCTCGTCGCCGTCTGGGTCGGACCGCTCGGCGGCGCCGTCCGAGCCGTCGGGGTCGCCGGCGCTCATCTCCCGAACGATCGTCGCCGCGTCGTCCTGGCCGATCGGGAGGCGGTCGTAGTCGAGGTCGATGACGTCGTCGGCGTCCGTGCTCGTCGCCGACTCGAACGTCGTCGCCGCGACGCCGAGCGCGCCGATCGCGACCATCGCCATCGCGAGGTTCAGAATCGCGTCCCTGTTCATGGTGCGGAGGAGCGTCGCATCGTCCGATGGTAACTCCCGGCCGGGGATTTGTTATGGAGCACCAAGGTCCGGCGGCGGGGCGGTTGGCCGAGGCTTCGGGGGCGGGCCACGCGCCCGAAGCAGGTCGGGACTTCAGGGGACCGACGTCCCGGTCCGCCGGCGTCGCCCGCGTCGTGTGAGCCCGGGGACGGCCGGGTCGCGGTCCGGGCGGTAAGGATCGACCTTCTTCCCTTTACCCGGAGGTAACCCCTCCCTAGCGGGGCCGACGGCGAATCCGACGTGGAAAACGGGACCCGCGCCCACGCGGGGTGCGCGGTTTCGACGACCTCCCAGTCCGTCGACGGCCGGCCAGGTCGCGTGCCGGCCGCCCGCTACTACGGGGCGGTCGGCGTCGCCCCTTCCTCCCGGAGGAGGTCGACGAGGTCCGTGACCGGGAGCGGGTCGACCGGGACCAGGTCGCCGTCGTACGTGTAGTGGACGTGAGCGTCGACGGTCCGGTCCGTGAACCACTCGTCGAGCACCCGGTGGTAGACGCTGACCTGCTTGCGGTACTCCCCGTGGGCCCGTCGGGTCGTGTCGGTCTTGAAGTCGACGACCTCGACCGTCCCCGGTCGGACGTGGACGAGGTCCGCCAGCCCCGAGAGGACGACGCGCTCCCCGTCGACCTCGAGCGGCAGGACGATCTCCTCCTCCGGGCGGAGTTCGCCCCCGAGCGAGTCGAGGAGGTCGACGACGTGGCCCGCGTCCGGCTCCAGCCGGGCCGGCGGGTCGTCGGTCTCGCCCAGCGCGTACCGCTCCGCGAACTCGTGGACGTCGGTCCCGTAGGCCGCGCCGCGTCCGTCCGCCGTCCCGGAGAACGCCTCCTCGCGCATCAGCGTGTGGGGCGTGTACCCGACCGGTCCCTCCGGCGTCGGCACGGAGAACCCGAGGGTCGCCTGTTCGGTCCCCCCGGCGTCGGCGCGCCGGACGGTCGGCTCGACCGTCCCGATATCGACCGGCAGTTCCTCGAGGAACGCGTTCGGCTCCCCGCCCGCGGCGAACACGAGGTGCCGTTCGGCGCGCGTCAGCGCGACGTACAGCAGCCGGCGCTCCTCGTCGTACTCGGTCGGCAGACAGCGCCGCAGGGCGTCGGTCCGCCAGTCGTGGTAGACGTGCGGGTGGCCGTGGTCCTCGGCGTACACCCGCCGAGCGCGGAGGCCGAGGGGATCCTCGAACGTGATCGTCCCCGCGCCGCCGCCGCCCGGGGGGAACCGGTTCGCGTTCATGTTCGCCAGCACGACGATCGGGTGTTCGAGCCCCTTCGTCGCGTGAATCGTTCTGACCGTCACCGAGTCGGCGCCGGCGCCCGCGCTCACCTCGCGGGTGGCGCCCGACTCGACGCCCCGCTCGAGGAACCGGATCAGGTCCCCGCGTGTCATCGTCGTCGCGGCGCGGACCGACTCGACCGCGTCGAGCACCGTCGCCGCCACCCCGCCGTCGTACCCGTACCGGGAGAACACCCGCCGCGCGACGCCGCCGACGCCGTTGGCGCCCGCGAGTTCCGTGCGGAACGCGCGCATGTTCCCGGGATAGGTCCCCTCCTCGAGCACGTGCCGGACCTCCTCGAAGGAGTAGCCCGCCTCCTCCAGCACGACGGCCCAGCCGCGGTCGGCGTCCGACTCGAGGATCCGGAGCCAGGCGAGGAGGAGCTTCGCCTGGTCGGTCCGGAACAGTTCGACGCCGCCCTCGTAGGCCATCGGCAGGTCGTACTCTCGGGCGACCTCCAGGAGCTCCCGGCCGTAGTCGCGGGTCCTGGTCAGCACCGCGACGTCGCCGTACCCCGGGGCCACCAGTTCCCCGTCCCGCTCGATCGCGTACGCCTCGTCTCCGACGATGGACTGGACCTTCGCCAGCACCGCCTCGTGTTCGTCCTCGTGGCTGATCGCCTCGATGCGGGAGTTCCCGAACGCGGCGTTCGACTCGAGCGGGACGATCCGGTCGCGGACGGCCGCCGGGTCCACCTCGTCGCCACCGGTCGCGGGCGTCACCAGCGCGCGTTCCGCGAAGTCGATGATCGCCTGCGTCGAGCGGTAGTTCTCGACGAGTTCCAGCCGGGACACCCCGTCGATCGGGAGCCCCACCCGCTCGCGGTCGTCGTTCAGTTCGGCGGCGAACCGTTCGAGGCGGGCCTCGAACTCGGCCACGTTCTCGACGGCGGCGTACTGGAACGAGTAGATGCTCTGCTTCCAGTCGCCGACCACGCAGAGGTTGTCCGTCCCCGCGAGCAGCAGCGCGAGCTTGAACTGGATCTCGCTGGAGTCCTGGAACTCGTCGACCATCACGTGCTCGAAGGCGAGCTCCTCGCGGAGGTCGTGGTCCTCGCACAGCAGGACGAACGCGAACAGCTGCAGGAAGCCGAACGTGAGGTAGTTCCGTCGCAGCGCGAACGCGAGGTAGCCGCGGTAGACGTCGTGGACGAACGACTTCAGGGCCTCGCGGTCGTCCTCGAACAGCAGTTCCGCGGTCCCGTCCGGGACCCGCTTGGTTCCCTCTCCCCTGAGTTCCGCCCGCGACGGCGCGTCGGCCCTGTAGCACTTCCCCCGCCCGTAGCTCCCGAGCCGCTCGCGGATCCGGGACTGCTTTCCCCCGCCGTTCCGTGGCCGGTTCCCCGCCTCGAACGTCTCCGCGAACGCCTCGAAGTCGCCGTCGAGGTGGCGCTCGCCGTTCCGGTACCAGCCCTCCTCGGTCGGGAAGACGCCCTTCGCGGCCAGCTGGTTCACCAGCCCCAGCAGCTCCGTCGGCTCCTCGACGACGCGCAGGAACGGCTCGTGTTCGGGGTGGTCGTCGGCGAACCGGCCGTAGAACTCGCGGAACAGCTCCCGCTCGACGGTCTCGTCGTCGACCAGCCGGGTCGCGCGGGTGATGCGGTCGTCGATGCCGAGCAACGTCGGCGCGTGGACGCCGTGTTCCAGCAGGACGTCGTGGCAGAGGCCGTGGAACGTCCCGATGGGGGCGTCCCGGAGTTCGCGCACGCCGTAGTCGCTGTGGGCGACGATGCGGTCCCGCATCTCGGTCGCGGCGTTGTTCGTGAACGTGACGAGCAGCACGTCGTCGGGTTCCACGTCCCCGCCGTCGACGAGGTTCGCGTACCGTCGGGTGATCGTGAACGTCTTCCCGGTTCCGGGGCCGGCGTCGACGAGGTGGACCCCCTCCGTGCTCTCGATCAGCCGTCGTTGCTGGCCGTTGGGTTCGGTCATCGGTCCCCCAGGAGCAGGTCGCGGTGGCTCAGGCGGCGCTCGTTCGGCTCCGGGCCCAGGTCGTGGACGGGGAACCGCTCCTCGCCGGCCCGCCGGCGGTTCAGTTCAGCCAGCCGCTCGTCGACGAACGACTCGAAGGCGTCGAGGTCGTCGGCGAAGTAGTTCCGGGCACGGAGCCGGTACAGGTGCCGGAGCGCCTGCTCACAGCCCTTCTCCACGTACTTGTAGTCGCCGACGGCCCGCTTCGTCGCCTCGGTCAGCTCCCGCCGGAGCCGCGAGTCCACGAACGCCGC
Protein-coding regions in this window:
- a CDS encoding DUF4129 domain-containing protein produces the protein MNRDAILNLAMAMVAIGALGVAATTFESATSTDADDVIDLDYDRLPIGQDDAATIVREMSAGDPDGSDGAAERSDPDGDEAADPGRSDADEEVAADRPRDSADDRSRPAGSSAASESSSGGSDGSSGASGLPGETPGDLSLLGRLLALLPYLLLLAALLAAGWLVHRYRDRLRALLADPDPAVEDGSATDDWLDGPPSNAVDRAWVGMVRTLDPDRPAAMTPGECAAAAVRAGFDPDAVDALTEAFREVRYGGRPVTERHERVARRTGRRLDVPIDADDRGGGSP
- a CDS encoding UvrD-helicase domain-containing protein, whose protein sequence is MTEPNGQQRRLIESTEGVHLVDAGPGTGKTFTITRRYANLVDGGDVEPDDVLLVTFTNNAATEMRDRIVAHSDYGVRELRDAPIGTFHGLCHDVLLEHGVHAPTLLGIDDRITRATRLVDDETVERELFREFYGRFADDHPEHEPFLRVVEEPTELLGLVNQLAAKGVFPTEEGWYRNGERHLDGDFEAFAETFEAGNRPRNGGGKQSRIRERLGSYGRGKCYRADAPSRAELRGEGTKRVPDGTAELLFEDDREALKSFVHDVYRGYLAFALRRNYLTFGFLQLFAFVLLCEDHDLREELAFEHVMVDEFQDSSEIQFKLALLLAGTDNLCVVGDWKQSIYSFQYAAVENVAEFEARLERFAAELNDDRERVGLPIDGVSRLELVENYRSTQAIIDFAERALVTPATGGDEVDPAAVRDRIVPLESNAAFGNSRIEAISHEDEHEAVLAKVQSIVGDEAYAIERDGELVAPGYGDVAVLTRTRDYGRELLEVAREYDLPMAYEGGVELFRTDQAKLLLAWLRILESDADRGWAVVLEEAGYSFEEVRHVLEEGTYPGNMRAFRTELAGANGVGGVARRVFSRYGYDGGVAATVLDAVESVRAATTMTRGDLIRFLERGVESGATREVSAGAGADSVTVRTIHATKGLEHPIVVLANMNANRFPPGGGGAGTITFEDPLGLRARRVYAEDHGHPHVYHDWRTDALRRCLPTEYDEERRLLYVALTRAERHLVFAAGGEPNAFLEELPVDIGTVEPTVRRADAGGTEQATLGFSVPTPEGPVGYTPHTLMREEAFSGTADGRGAAYGTDVHEFAERYALGETDDPPARLEPDAGHVVDLLDSLGGELRPEEEIVLPLEVDGERVVLSGLADLVHVRPGTVEVVDFKTDTTRRAHGEYRKQVSVYHRVLDEWFTDRTVDAHVHYTYDGDLVPVDPLPVTDLVDLLREEGATPTAP